The Streptomyces sp. NBC_01335 genome has a window encoding:
- a CDS encoding ParA family protein: MDIYAMTNQKGGVGKTANTINLGAALAVLERRVLLVDWDPQGHMTEALGVTESPDDRTMKGWILGEWTGDPHELVVAYRDRLHVLPTNMDMFMLDKGLYAATAREMRLAKLLAQFEDDYDVCVIDAPPSLGIGTECALMAARQRPGRRGGLLVPVEAEDSSIRALRLLLRQVAILSDDMDVAIDVLGLIPTRFDMRDGEIVSSMLEAFRGLGAPPVIAEIKKRTDVRKAWRAKVPLLEFDPKCEASGWFRDLAKAVLAS, encoded by the coding sequence ATGGACATCTACGCGATGACGAATCAGAAGGGTGGTGTCGGCAAGACCGCCAACACCATCAACCTGGGGGCGGCCCTTGCCGTTCTCGAACGCCGGGTGCTGCTGGTCGACTGGGACCCGCAGGGGCACATGACCGAGGCTCTGGGCGTGACCGAGAGCCCTGACGACCGGACGATGAAGGGCTGGATCCTGGGGGAGTGGACCGGCGACCCGCACGAACTGGTCGTCGCCTACCGGGACCGGCTGCACGTCCTGCCGACCAACATGGACATGTTCATGCTGGACAAGGGTCTCTACGCCGCGACCGCCCGGGAGATGCGGCTGGCGAAGCTGCTGGCCCAGTTCGAGGACGACTACGACGTCTGCGTCATCGACGCCCCGCCGTCCCTCGGCATCGGGACGGAGTGCGCGTTGATGGCCGCGCGACAGAGGCCCGGACGGCGCGGGGGCCTGCTGGTACCGGTTGAGGCCGAGGACTCCAGCATCCGGGCACTGCGGCTGCTGCTACGGCAGGTCGCGATCCTCTCCGACGACATGGACGTCGCCATCGACGTCCTGGGCCTCATCCCGACGCGCTTCGACATGCGGGACGGCGAGATCGTCAGCAGCATGCTGGAGGCGTTCCGCGGTCTCGGGGCACCTCCGGTGATCGCGGAGATCAAGAAGCGCACGGACGTCCGGAAGGCGTGGCGGGCGAAGGTGCCCCTGCTGGAGTTCGACCCGAAGTGTGAAGCGTCGGGATGGTTCCGCGACCTGGCGAAGGCGGTTCTGGCCTCATGA